In a single window of the Carassius carassius chromosome 26, fCarCar2.1, whole genome shotgun sequence genome:
- the fbxo7 gene encoding F-box only protein 7 isoform X1 has translation MKLRVRINKQSSRLELDGAEPTLSELRARVRDALLPRCGLGSDVEFSLSLNGKEVLLDTGQTLSSCGVVSGDMITVILPEQIQTAPEAPSGAGGAAASSEEAEASGGGGADSSGVRDSGMEDWMEDEEGVSPPLLCCETEDGVIPHALERLLDSSSCRNTSDCLMLTVHLLLLETGFLPQGCNVNSGEMPIGWRAAGGVYRLQYAHPLLENSLVSAVAVPMGQTLVINAVLKMEKSMENSRKLVLKPDDYVTADWAGGCAGVVYTDLRRLSRLFKDQLVYPLMATARQALGLPALFGLAVLPPELLLRVLRLLDVVSLVSLSAVCRDLNIATHDPSLWRHLLHRDFRVCFSAGNQQRNTDWKELYKKKYKQRKENERRGRCRFYPPHVPPIFPFSPVPSSPLPFPLYPPGIIGGDYDQAPVILPRPRFDPIGPLPGHLPGLGIPIGRRSLRPGGSRLADVRRGFI, from the exons ATGAAACTCAGGGTGAGAATCAACAAACAGAGCAGCAGACTGGAGCTGGACGGAGCAGAACCGACGCTGTCCGAGCTCCGAGCCCGGGTCAGAGACGCACTGCTGCCTCGGTGCGGACTGGG GTCTGACGTGGagttcagtctgtctctgaacgGTAAGGAGGTTCTGCTGGACACAGGACAGACGCTCTCCTCGTGCGGGGTTGTTTCTGGTGATATGATCACTGTGATTTTGCCTGAGCAGATACAAACTGCCCCAGAAGCCCCGAGCGGGGCAGGAGGCGCAGCCGCGTCCAGTGAGGAG GCTGAAGCCAGCGGTGGCGGTGGAGCGGACAGCAGCGGTGTGAGGGATTCTGGGATGGAGGACTGGATGGAGGATGAGGAGGGTGTGTCTCCTCCGCTGCTGTGCTGTGAGACGGAGGATGGAGTGATTCCTCACGCTCTAGAGCGACTGCTGGACTCGTCCAGCTGCAGAAACACGTCCGACTGTCTGATGCTGACAGTGCATCTGCTGCTGCTGGAGACCGGCTTCCTGCCGCAG GGTTGTAATGTGAACTCAGGTGAGATGCCGATTGGCTGGCGGGCTGCAGGGGGCGTGTACAGACTTCAGTATGCCCACCCACTTCTGGAGAACAGCCTTGTGTCAGCGGTTGCCGTGCCGATGGGCCAAACGCTCGTCATCAATG CTGTTCTTAAGATGGAGAAGTCTATGGAGAATTCACGCAAGCTGGTGCTGAAACCAGATGATTATGTGACTGCTGACTGGGCAG GTGGCTGCGCAGGTGTGGTCTACACAGACTTGCGCAGACTGTCGCGTCTCTTTAAAGATCAGCTGGTGTATCCGCTGATGGCCACCGCCAGACAGG cgctGGGTCTGCCGGCTCTCTTCGGTCTGGCTGTTCTTCCTCCCGAGCTGCTGTTGCGTGTGCTGCGGCTGCTGGACGTCGTCTCTCTCGTCTCGCTGTCGGCCGTGTGCCGAGACCTGAACATCGCTACCCATGATCCTTCACTCTGGAGACACCTGCTGCACAGAGACTTCaggg tgTGTTTTTCTGCAGGAAATCAACAGCGAAACACTGACTGGAAGGAG CTTTACAAAAAGAAGTACAAGCAGAGGAAGGAGAATGAGCGCAGGGGCAGATGCCGCTTTTACCCGCCTCACGTGCCTCCGATTTTCCCGTTCAGCCCCGTCCCATCTTCTCCGCTTCCTTTTCCTCTCTATCCTCCCGGCATCATCGGCGGAGATTACGACCAGGCGCCCGTCATCCTGCCCCGCCCACGCTTCGACCCCATTGGCCCGCTCCCGGGTCATCTGCCAGGATTGGGCATTCCCATTGGCCGACGGAGCCTGAGGCCGGGAGGAAGTCGACTGGCGGATGTCAGGAGAGGATTCATCTGA
- the fbxo7 gene encoding F-box only protein 7 isoform X2, with protein sequence MKLRVRINKQSSRLELDGAEPTLSELRARVRDALLPRCGLGSDVEFSLSLNGKEVLLDTGQTLSSCGVVSGDMITVILPEQIQTAPEAPSGAGGAAASSEEVSSDSSGVRDSGMEDWMEDEEGVSPPLLCCETEDGVIPHALERLLDSSSCRNTSDCLMLTVHLLLLETGFLPQGCNVNSGEMPIGWRAAGGVYRLQYAHPLLENSLVSAVAVPMGQTLVINAVLKMEKSMENSRKLVLKPDDYVTADWAGGCAGVVYTDLRRLSRLFKDQLVYPLMATARQALGLPALFGLAVLPPELLLRVLRLLDVVSLVSLSAVCRDLNIATHDPSLWRHLLHRDFRVCFSAGNQQRNTDWKELYKKKYKQRKENERRGRCRFYPPHVPPIFPFSPVPSSPLPFPLYPPGIIGGDYDQAPVILPRPRFDPIGPLPGHLPGLGIPIGRRSLRPGGSRLADVRRGFI encoded by the exons ATGAAACTCAGGGTGAGAATCAACAAACAGAGCAGCAGACTGGAGCTGGACGGAGCAGAACCGACGCTGTCCGAGCTCCGAGCCCGGGTCAGAGACGCACTGCTGCCTCGGTGCGGACTGGG GTCTGACGTGGagttcagtctgtctctgaacgGTAAGGAGGTTCTGCTGGACACAGGACAGACGCTCTCCTCGTGCGGGGTTGTTTCTGGTGATATGATCACTGTGATTTTGCCTGAGCAGATACAAACTGCCCCAGAAGCCCCGAGCGGGGCAGGAGGCGCAGCCGCGTCCAGTGAGGAGGTGAGCt CGGACAGCAGCGGTGTGAGGGATTCTGGGATGGAGGACTGGATGGAGGATGAGGAGGGTGTGTCTCCTCCGCTGCTGTGCTGTGAGACGGAGGATGGAGTGATTCCTCACGCTCTAGAGCGACTGCTGGACTCGTCCAGCTGCAGAAACACGTCCGACTGTCTGATGCTGACAGTGCATCTGCTGCTGCTGGAGACCGGCTTCCTGCCGCAG GGTTGTAATGTGAACTCAGGTGAGATGCCGATTGGCTGGCGGGCTGCAGGGGGCGTGTACAGACTTCAGTATGCCCACCCACTTCTGGAGAACAGCCTTGTGTCAGCGGTTGCCGTGCCGATGGGCCAAACGCTCGTCATCAATG CTGTTCTTAAGATGGAGAAGTCTATGGAGAATTCACGCAAGCTGGTGCTGAAACCAGATGATTATGTGACTGCTGACTGGGCAG GTGGCTGCGCAGGTGTGGTCTACACAGACTTGCGCAGACTGTCGCGTCTCTTTAAAGATCAGCTGGTGTATCCGCTGATGGCCACCGCCAGACAGG cgctGGGTCTGCCGGCTCTCTTCGGTCTGGCTGTTCTTCCTCCCGAGCTGCTGTTGCGTGTGCTGCGGCTGCTGGACGTCGTCTCTCTCGTCTCGCTGTCGGCCGTGTGCCGAGACCTGAACATCGCTACCCATGATCCTTCACTCTGGAGACACCTGCTGCACAGAGACTTCaggg tgTGTTTTTCTGCAGGAAATCAACAGCGAAACACTGACTGGAAGGAG CTTTACAAAAAGAAGTACAAGCAGAGGAAGGAGAATGAGCGCAGGGGCAGATGCCGCTTTTACCCGCCTCACGTGCCTCCGATTTTCCCGTTCAGCCCCGTCCCATCTTCTCCGCTTCCTTTTCCTCTCTATCCTCCCGGCATCATCGGCGGAGATTACGACCAGGCGCCCGTCATCCTGCCCCGCCCACGCTTCGACCCCATTGGCCCGCTCCCGGGTCATCTGCCAGGATTGGGCATTCCCATTGGCCGACGGAGCCTGAGGCCGGGAGGAAGTCGACTGGCGGATGTCAGGAGAGGATTCATCTGA
- the echdc3 gene encoding enoyl-CoA hydratase domain-containing protein 3, mitochondrial, which yields MILGGFYKMSNLLKCSGTSWRILRRKMSAASSSLTLREQQDGIRRIVLNNPEKRNALSLLMLESLRENLLTDSHSDDLRVIIISARGPVFSAGHDLKELTTAQGRDYHSRVFQTCSEVMTLIQDIPVPVIAMVNGVATAAGCQLVASCDIAIVTDKSTFSTPGVNVGLFCSTPGVALGRAVPRKVAMEMLLTGRPISARDALLHGLVSKVVPEEQLEQETLAMAHRVCESSRPVVALGKAVFHRQMTLGRDAAYASAAAAMLENLTLRDGQEGIRAFLEKRKPVWSNTDAVD from the exons atgattttagGCGGATTTTACAAAATGTCAAACCTTCTGAAGTGCAGTGGGACTTCTTGGAGGATCTTGAGGAGGAAGATGAGCGCTGCTTCTTCATCTCTGACCCTCAGAGAGCAGCAGGACGGAATCAG GAGGATCGTCCTGAATAATCCTGAGAAGAGGAACGCTCTGTCTCTGCTCATGCTGGAGTCTCTGAGAGAAAACCTGCTGACAGACTCTCACTCGGACGATCTGCGTGTCATCATCATATCAG CACGGGGCCCCGTGTTCTCCGCGGGTCACGACCTGAAGGAGCTGACGACTGCTCAGGGCCGCGACTATCACAGCAGGGTGTTCCAGACCTgctcagag GTCATGACCCTGATCCAGGACATCCCAGTGCCGGTTATCGCTATGGTGAACGGTGTTGCCACGGCTGCGGGTTGCCAGTTAGTGGCTAGCTGTGATATCGCTATAGTGACGGATAAATCCACTTTTTCCACACCTGGAGTCAACGTGGGCCTGTTCTGCTCCACACCTGGAGTGGCTCTAGGACGAGCGGTGCCTAGAaag GTTGCAATGGAGATGCTGTTGACGGGGCGTCCCATCTCGGCTCGGGACGCTCTGCTGCATGGACTGGTCAGTAAGGTGGTGCCAGAGGAGCAGCTGGAGCAGGAGACGCTGGCCATGGCCCACAGGGTGTGTGAGAGCAGTCGGCCCGTGGTGGCTCTGGGGAAGGCCGTGTTTCACAGACAGATGACTCTGGGCCGAGACGCAGCCTACGCCTCTGCTGCTGCCGCCATGCTGGAGAACCTGACCCTGCGGGACGGTCAGGAGGGCATCCGGGCGTTCCTGGAGAAACGCAAACCTGTGTGGAGCAACACTGACGCGGTCGACTGA